Sequence from the Brevundimonas diminuta genome:
GCTGCCGCGCAACATCGGCTATGCCCGCGCCGCCGAACTGCTGTTCACCGCCCGCTCCATCGATGCCGCGACGGCCGCCGAATGGGGGCTGGTCAACCGCGTGGTCGCGCACGACGACCTGATGACCGAGGCCGTGGCTGTCGCCGCCCAGGTCGCGGCCCAGCCGCCCCAGGCCCTGCGTATGGCCAAGACCCTGCTGCGTCAGGGCCGAGACACGACCTTCGACCAAATGCTGGAGATGTCGGCGGCGATGCAGGCTCTGGCCCACCTGACCGAGGACCATCAGGAAGGCGTCGCCGCCGTGCTGGAAAAGCGGCCGGGCAATTTCACCGGCCGCTGATCCGACGTTCTATTTCGTCTTCATGGCCTCGCTGGGCCCGACGCCGGCGGCGACCGCGCGTTTGGCCCCGGCGGTCTCGCCCGGCTTCATGAACTTGACCAGCACCCGCTGTCCGATCAGCAGGGGCGCATCGCCGGCCGAGGCGACCACTTCAACCACCCGCTCGTCGCTACGTTGCGAGGGATCGTCCGAGGCCAGTTTACGCGCGCCGAACACGGCGGCCCGACGCATGACGGCGCCGATATAGACCTTGCTGGCGTCGCCCTCGGGGCTGATCTCGACGGCCTGGCCGTCGGTCAGGTTCGGCAGATCGCTCTCGACCACCTCGGCGCGGACGATGCGCGGCGCGTCCGGCTCCAGATCGAACATGTTGGAGACGTTCAGGGTCGAGGCGCCGGCGCCGGGGTTGGCGTAACGGCGCACGATCCGGCCGTTCGTCGGGGCGCGGATGACCGTCAGTTCCTGATTGTAGCGGGCCTGATCCAACTGAGCGCGCGCGGTCTGGACGGCGGCGACCTGCGACCCCAGACGGGCCTGGGCGGTGGCGATGGCGTCCTGGGCCTGGTCCATACGCTGGGCGGCGACGAAGTTGGTGGCGACCAGGCGTTGCAGACGCTCCTGCTCGCGCTGGGCGGTGCGGATGTCCACGCGGATCTGGGCCAGTTGGCTTTCGGCCTGACTGACGGCGGCGGCCGCAGCCTGCACCGCCAGACGCGCTTCGTCGTCTTCCTGACGGGCCAAAATCTGACCGGCAACGACGCGATCGCCTTCCTGAACAAGGACGTCACGGACGATGCCGCCGCGACGAGCCGCGATCTGGATGATGCCGCCCTCGACGTCGACCTTGCCGTTGGCGATAGCTGCATAGGGGCTGTCGACCTTGGTCGCCGCCGCCTTCTCCTGCTCGGCTTTCTTGGTCTTGGCGGCGGACTGGAACAGCATGAAGCCGACCGCCAGCACGATCACCAGCAGCAGGCCGATCCAGGTGCGTTTTTTCTTCAGAAAGCCGGGCATTGGCGTGTCGTCCTAAGGAAATCGTCGTGTCGGTTAGTGGGACGCCAGGATGGCGTTCGGATCGGGGATGCGGCGCTGGTCGTCCAGGATCTTGCCGTCCTCGATATGGATGACCCGGTCGGCCCAGGCCTCCAGGCGCGGATCGTGGGTCACGCAGATGACGGCGGCGCCGTGTTCGGTGGCGGCGCGGCGCAGCAGCTTGATAACCACCTGGCCGTTCTCGCCGTCGAGCGCCGAGGTCGGTTCGTCGGCGAACAGGATCTTGGGATCCTTGGCCAGGGCGCGGGCGATGGCGACGCGCTGCTTTTCACCACCCGACAGGGCCGCCGGCCTCTGGTGCAGACGGTGGCCCAGGCCGACCTCTTCAAGGGCGATGGTGGCGCGCTTCTTGGCCTGGCCCGCGGTCAGCCCCTGGAACTTCAGCACCGTCTCGACCTGCTGAAGCGCCGTCAGCGCGGGGAACAGGTTGAAGCCCTGGAAGATGAAGCCGCAATTATCCAGGCGGAACTTGTCGATGCGGCCCGAGGACAGCTTCCACAGATCGTCGACGTCCAGCACGTCCACCCGGCCCTCTTCGGGCTTCAGCAGGCCCGACAGGGCTGCGATCAGGGTGGACTTGCCCGAGCCGGACGGCCCCATGACCATGGTCAGGTCGCCATGCCGTGCATCGAAATCGACGCCCTTCAACACATCCATCCAGGCCTTGCCGGACTTGAACCGCTTGACCAGGCTTTTGGCCTCGATGGCGAAGTCGCCGTGCTTGCCGTGAACCTTTGTATGAACGTTCATCGCAGCAGGTCCGCCGGTTGGCTGTTTTTGAGGATGCCCAGCGACAGCAGGCCGGACACCATGGCGATGGCGATCAGGCCGATGCCGACGATGATCAGCAGCGACAGCGGCAGGGCGATGATCACCGCCCCCATCATCGCCAGCAGCGACACCAGCCAGGTCAGGACGATGGCCGCGATGACGCCGACAACGCCGACCCAGAAGCTGAGCTCGACCACGATCCGACGCAACGAGCCCATGCTGACGCCCAGGGCCCGGAGGGAGGCGAACTCCTTGATATTGGCCATGATGGCGCCGCGCAGGGTCTGCCAGGTGATGGCCACGCCGATGATGATCCCCAAGACGACGCAGCCGCCGATGATAATGACCAGGATGCCTTCCTCGAACATGGCGCCGGCGTTGGCGTCGGCCAATTGCTGCTTGGTCCACGCCTTCCACTGACCGGCGCCCATGGCGTTCAGTTGGGCCACCACGACGGGCGCGCGGGCCGGATCACGCAGCTTGACCATCAAAGGACCGACGCGCGGACCCGTGTCGGCCTGGCCCAGCATCCGCAGGGTGTCGCGCGACATGACCACGCCGGGCTGCATCATATTGGGATAGCCGCGCGTCACGCCGACGACGGTGACGGTCTGGCCGTTGTACAAGGCCTTGTCGCCCAGCTTCACGCCCAAGGTCGTCAGGGCCGTCTCGTCCACCGCGACGGTGTAGGGTTGGCGCAGGGCGTCGACCAGTTCCTGGGAATAGTCGGTCGGGATCGTCACCGAGCCGGGGCGGGTGTCGATGATGCTGGCCTGGACGAACTTCTGTCGCGGGGCGCCCTGCGACGCATTGTCCGCCTGGCTCTTGGTCGGATCGACGTTCTTGATGTTCTGGAACGTGCCCCCGGCGCCGTCCAGCGGCATGACCTCGACCACCTCAGGGTGGTTGTAGGCCAAGGGAATGAACCGGCGGGGCACGCCCGATGGCCCGCCCATCAGGCTCTTGGCGCCGGGCTGCATGATGAAGATGTCGGCGTTCGACCGCTCGATGGTGGCGGTGAACCCCTTGCCGATGCCGATGAAGACGCCGGTCATCGCCAGGACCAGAAGGCCCGACAGGGCCAGAGCCATGACCGCCGCCATATAGCGACGCCACTCGAACAGCAGTGTTGATAGCGCAAGCGACATTGTCGTCGATAAACCCCCGGTACTTGCGCCTATCTGACCGTGCGCCCCCTCACCGCCAAGTTAAATCGGGGTAAGGCTTGTGAACCCTTGTCATTGCGGGTTCGAAATCAGGGGACTAAGGGCCTTACAGCCTCTTGGCGCCCACCCTTCGTCGGCGCTAGTTACAACATAACAGATGGGACAGGCCGTCCCACGCTCTGGGAAACACGCCTTCATGTCCTTGCCCTTGCTTCGTCTCACCGCCTCGCTGGCCGCGCTCGGCGCCGCCACCGCCGTCCTGTCCGCGCCCGCGACCTCCGCGCGCGCCGACGAGGGCATGTGGACCTTCGACAACTTCCCCATCGCCACGGTGAACGAGAAGTATGGCACCAACATCGACCAGGCGTGGCTTGACCGCGTGCGCAACGCCGCCGTCCGCCTGCAGGGCTGCTCGGCCTCGCTGGTGTCGAACGAAGGCCTGGTGCTGACCAACCACCACTGCGTCGTGTCGTGCGTTCAGGACCTGTCCACCGCTCAGAACGACTACGTCAAGAACGGCTGGATGCCCGCCACCCGCGAGGAAGAGAAGAAGTGCCCCGGCCAGACGGCCGAGATCCTGACCGACATCGTCGACGTGACCGACCGCGTGACCGGCGCCGGCGCCGGTCTTGAGGGCGCCGCCTTCGTCCAGGCCCGCGCCGCCGAGATCGACAAAATCCAGAAGGAAACCTGCGGCGACGACCAGAAGCTGACGTGCCAGGTCATCAGCTTCTACCGCGGCGGCCAGTACAAGCTCTACAAGTTCCGCAAGTATGACGACGTGCGCCTGGTCTTCGCGCCCGAGTTCCAGGCGGCCTTCTTCGGCGGCGACCCGGACAACTTCAACTTCCCGCGCTACGCCCTGGATGCCGGCTTCCTGCGCATCTACGAGGACGGCAAGCCGGTCGCCACGCCGAACCACCTGACCTGGAACGCCAATGCGCCCAAGGAAGGCGACGTCACCTTCGTCGCCGGCAACCCCGGCTCGACCCAACGCCTGCTGACCGTGGCCCAGCTGGAAACCCTGCGCGACCAGCAACTGCCGATCAGCCTGATCCAGACCTCGGAACTGCGCGGTCGCCTGCTGGAGTATTCGACCACCGGCGAAGAGGCCAAGCGCGTCTCCGTCGATCCGATCTTCGGCCTGGAGAACGGTTTCAAGGTCAACTACGGCCAGCAGGGCGCCCTGACCGACCCGGCCTTCATGGCCACCAAGCGCCGCGAGGAGCAGGAGCTGCGCCAGCGCGTCGCCGCCGACCCGGCCCTGGCCCAACGCATAGGCGATCCGTGGGCCGATCTGGAACGCGCCTCGACCGCCCAGCGCGACCTCTATCTGCCCTATCGCCAGCTGGAATCGGCGGCCGGTCAGCGCTCGTCGCTGTACAGCTACGCCAAGGCCATCGTCCGCGCCTCCAAGGAACGCGCCAAGCCCGTCGCTGAACGCCGCGCCGGCTATTCGGACGCCGACATCGCCTCGCTGGGTCGTCGCCTCGCGACCGAGACGCCGATCTCGAACGATCTGGAGAAGATCTATCTCGACTTCTGGCTGTCCAAGACCCGCGAATATCTAACGGTCGACAATGCGAACGTGAAGGCGCTGCTGGGCAAGGAAAGCCCCGAGCAGATCACGGAGCGTCTGGTCGACGGCACGCGCCTGGCCGATCCCGCCTTCCGCGCCCAGGCCCTGGCCATGACGCCGGAGCAACTGGCCGCCTCGGGCGATCCGCTGATCCAGTTCGTCCTGGCCAATGACGATGCGGCCCAGGCCGTGCGCACCCAGTGGGAATCGGCCGTGTCCGGCCCGACCAGCCGCGCCGGCGAAAAGATCGCCCAGGCCCGGTTCGCGGTTTACGGCACCAACCTGTACCCCGATGCGACCTTCTCCTTGCGCCTGTCCTACGGCCAGGTGAAGGGCTGGACCTATCGTGGCGTGACGGTCGAACCCTTCACCCAGATCGGCGGCCTGTACGAGCGCAACACCGGCGCCGAGCCCTTCAACGCGGCCGAGGACTGGCTGGCGGCCGAGGGCAAGGTCAACAAGTCGACCGTCTATGATTTCGTCTCGACCAACGACATCATCGGCGGCAACTCGGGCTCGCCGGTGATCAACGCCAAGGGCGAAGTCATCGGCGCCGCCTTCGACGGCAACATCCACTCGCTGGGCGGCAGCTTCGGCTACGACCCCGAGCTGAACCGCACGGTGACGGTCTCGACCGCCGCCATCACCGAGGCCCTGCGCAACGTCTACAACCAGCCGCGCCTGCTGCGCGAACTGGGCGTGCGTCGCTAAGCTGAAAGTCCTTCTCCCCTCGGGGGAGAAGGTGGCTCGCGCAAGCGAGACGGATGAGGGGGCTGGTTGACCCAGGCCCCCTTTTTCCATTTTGAATGCGGACAGAGCCCACTCATCCGAGCCCTTTGGGCTCACCTTCTCCCCCAAGGGGAGAAGGATCAGGAGTTTTCCATGCGCCCTCTTCTCCTCGCCTCCGCCGCCGTTCTCGCGTTCGCCGCCGCCAGCTCGGCAAGCGCCGAGGAAGGCATGTGGACCTACGACAACTTCCCGATCGCCCGCGCCAACCAGACGCTGGGGACCAATATCGATCAGGCCTTCCTGGATCGGGTGCGGCTGTCGTCGGTGAAGTTCGGCGGCTGTTCGGCGGGCGTGGTGTCGGGCCAAGGCTTGGCCATGACCAACAACCACTGCGTCGCCACTTGCGTGGCCAACCTGTCCACGCCGCAACAGCAGTATGGCGAGACGGGCTTTACGCCCAGGACGCGCGAGGAAGAGCGCAAATGCCCCGGCGCCACGGCCGAGATCCTGACCGACATCTCCGACGTCACCGAGCGGATGCACAAGGCCGGCGAAGGGCTTGAGGGCCAGGCCTTCACCCAGGCACGCGAGGCCGAGGCCGGCCGGATCGAGACCGAAGCCTGCGGAAACGATCCCAAGATCCGCTGCCAGGTCGTCAGCCTGTACCGGGGCGGCCAGTTCAAACTCTACAAATACCGCAAATACAGCGATGTGCGCCTGGCCTGGGCGCCGGAAGATCGCGCCGCGACCTTCGGCGGCGATCTGGACAACTTCTCCTTCCCACGCTTCGCCATCGATGCCGCCTTCATCCGCCTTTACGAGGACGGCAAGCCGGTCGAGACGCCGATCCACTTCGCCTGGAACGCCGACAAGCCCACCGAGGGCGAGGCCGTCTTCATCACCGGCAATCCCGGCGCAACCCAGCGGCTGCTGACGATGGACCAGCTGGCGACAATCCGCGACGTGGTCCTGCCGCTGGATCAGCTGATTGCCTCTGAGCTGCGCGGTCGTCTGATCCGCTATTCCGAAGAGGGCGAGGACCAGGCCTTCATCGCCATGGACCCGATCGTGGGCGTGGAGAACACCTACAAGCGCGGCCTAGGCCGTATGCGCGCCCTGACCGACGCCCAGTTCATCCAGGCCAAGGCGGCGGCCGAGGTTGACTTCATGCAGCGCTACGCCGCCGCCAACGGCAATGGTCCCGATCCTTGGGGTGCGCTGGAAGCGGTCCAGCCCATCGCGCGCGAACTGTATGCGCCGACCGCCCTTCTGGAAGGCGGCACGGGCCTGGGCACCACCTCGGTCGCCGGCGGATCGCAGCTGTTCCAATGGGCCAAGGCCATCGTACGCGGCGCGCAGGAACGGGCCAAGCCGTCCGACCAGCGTCTGGCTGAGTTCGCCGACAGCCGCCTGCCGGGCGTGGAATCCGGCCTGTTCGCCGAGCGGCCGACCTATCCCGAGCTGGAGCAGATCCGGCTGGAATGGTGGCTGTCCAAGACGCGCGAATGGCTGACGGTGGACAGCCCCTATGTGCGCACCCTGCTGGGTAAGGAAAGCCCCGAAGAACTGTCGGCCCGCGTCGTCTCGGGCACCAAGCTGGCTGATCCGGCCGTGCGTCGCGCCCTGTGGACCGGCGGCCTGGCGGCGGTTCAGGCGTCGGACGATCCGATGATCCAGTATGTGCTGTTGATCGACGCCGACGCCCGCGCCGTCCGCACCGAATGGGAGAATAAGGTCAAGGCGCCGACCGACCGCGCGTCGGAACAGCTGGCGGCCGCCCGTTTCGCCGCCTATGGCGACGCCGTCTATCCCGACGCCACCGGCACCCTGCGCCTGACCTATGGCAAGGTCGAAGGCTCCGACGTGCCGGGCCAGCGCTTCGGCGCCTTCACCACCTTCGCCGGCCTGTGGGACCGCGCCACCGGCGCCGAGCCGTTCAAGGTCGCGCCCAAACTGATGGCCGCCAAGGACCGGATCGATCCGAACGCGGTGATGGACATGGCCGTCTCGACCGACACCATCGGCGGTTCGTCCGGCTCGCCCGCGGTCAACGCACGGGGCGAGATCATCGGGGCCAACTTCGATTCCACCGTCCTGACCCAGCGCAACGCCTATGGCTACGACCGCAACACCAACCGCAGCGTGATCGTCACCACCCAGGCCGTCACCGTGGCCCTGCGCGATGTTTATGGGATGGATCATCTACTGACGGAGCTGGGCGTCAGCCGGTGACGCAGATCGCCATCCGCGCGGCGACGTCCGACGACGTCGCCGCGCTGCATCCGCTGATCGAGCGCGCCTATCGCGGCGACACCGCCAAGGCCGGCTGGACGCATGAGGCCGACCTGCTGTTCGATGATCGCACCAGCGCAGCGGAGCTGGCGTCCCTGATCGCCGATCCCGACCGGGTCATCCTGCTGGCCCATCGCGACTGCGCGCTGATCGGCTGCGTCCAGGTCGCCCACGTCGGCGACGACCTGGCCTATCTCGGCATGCTGACGGTCGAGCCGACCTTGCAGGCGTCCGGCCTCGGCCGTCGTCTGCTCGCGGCCGCCGAAAGCGAAGCGGTCGCGCGTTTCGGCGCGCGCCGCATGGAGATGACGGTCATCCACCGACGGGCCGAACTGATCGCCTGGTACGAACGACGCGGTTACGCCCCGACCGGCGAAACCCGCCCCTTCCCCGTCGATCCGCCGCGGCCCGAGCTGGATTTCGTGGTGCTGGAAAAAGCGCTCTAGCCGCCCCTTGCAAAACGGACAGTCGTGTCCATTTACGCGCCTCACCATGACGCGCCATGCCGAAAAACCTGTCCGCAAGGATGCCGCTCTGAACCGGGCGGCGGTGCTGGAGGCCGCGCGCGCGGTCTTCGCCGACCAAGGGCTGGATGCGCCCCTGGATCTGATCGCTGAGCGGGCTGGGGTGGGGCGCGGCACCCTGTATCGGCACTTCTCAGACCGTACGGAACTGGCTCTGGCGGTGCTGGAGGCCGACGTCGCGGACCTGGGTCGGCGCACCGCCGAACAGGGCGATGATCCGCAGGCCTTCTTTTGGTTTCTGGACCGGCTGGCCGAGGACATGGTGCGCAATGCGGGACTGGCCGGCGTCGTGCGGAACGTGCGGTCGCCAGATGCGCTTACACCCTTGCGGCAGAGCTTGATGGAGGCGGGCGCCGCACCGCTGAAGCGGGCCCAGGCCGCCGGCCTGGTGAGGGAGGATCTGCGGCCGATGGACATCCGTCTGATCGCCACCCTGCTGGGCGCCGGTTTTCAGGGCGCGGATGAAGCGGAGCGTCAGGCCGTGTCGCTGCGCACCCGCGCGCTTGTTCTTGACGGCCTGAGACCGCGCGGGGAGCCGCGCTGATGGCTCGCAACAACTGGCACCTGCCCTGGGAACAGTATGTCGAGACGCTGAAGCCGCACGAGCGGCCGATGATGCCCGGCTCGCCTGCCACGCCCGATCACTCCTGGCCGATGCGAATCCAGTACGCCCTGACCGGCCTGCTGGTCGCCATGGTCGGATCGCTGGGCAACGCCGCGGTCACCGCCAACATCCAGAATCTGCAAGGTTCGCTGGGGATCACGATCACCGAGGCCGCCTGGCTGCCGGTCGTCTTCGTCATGACCAACGCCTGCATGAACCTGATCCTGGTCAAATTCCGGATGCAGTACGGCCTGCGCCTGTTCACGCAGATTTTCTTGGGCGCCTTCGTGCTGGTCTGCGCCGCCCACCTGTTCGTCGACAACTATCAATCGACCCTGCTGGTGCGGGCCATCGCCGGCATGGCGGGCGCGGGCCTCTCCAGCCTGGGCTTCCTCTACATCATCCAGGCCTTCCCGGCCGCACACCGGCTGAAGGGGCTGATCATCGGCATCGGCCTGGCCAGTTTCGCCGTGCCGATTTCGCGCCTGGTCATGCCCGGCCTGCTCCAGCTGGGCGACTGGCGCGCCTTTTATCTGTTTGAGCTGGGCCTGTGCCTTGTCGCCTGGGGCGCGGTGCAGGTGGTCAAGCTGCCGCCGTCCGAGCGGCTGCGGGTGTTCGACCGGCTGGACTTTTTGACCTTCGCCCTGTTTGCGCCAGGCGTAGCCCTGCTTTGTGCGGCCCTGGGTCTGGGCCGCATCGTCTGGTGGACGCAGGCCGCCTGGATCGGCTGGGCCCTGATCGGCTCCGTCATCCTGCTGACCGCCGCATTCCTAGTCGAGCACAATCGCAAGAACCCGCTGATCAACACCCGCTGGCTGACCGGGCCAGACCTGCTGCGCCTGTTCGGGGCGATCCTGCTGATCCGCATCGTGCTGTCGGAACAGACCTCCGGCGCGGTGGGTTTCCTGACCGTCGTCGGCCTGGGACCGGATCAGCTTCACGGCCTGTTCGTCGTCATCCTGCTGTCGATGATCGCCGGCACCCTGGTCAGCGCCTTCACCCTGAACATGGAAAAGCTGAACAAGCCGATCGCCATCGCCTTGGCGCTGATCGCCGTCGGCGCCTGGATCGACAGCCATTCGACGGTCCTGACGCGCCCGGCACAGCTGTATTTCAGCCAGGCCCTGATCGCCTTCGCCTCGGCCATGTTCATCGGCCCGGCGCTGATGATCGGCATCGTCAAGGTGCTGACGCAGGGCAAGCAGAACCTGATCAGCTTCATCGTCATGTTCAGCGTGCTTCAGAACGTCGGCGGTCTGGCGGGATCGGCCCTGACCGGGACGCTGCAGATCATCCGCGAGAAATACCATTCCAACCAACTGGCGGCCGGGATTTCGGCGCTGGACCCGCAGGTCGCCTTGCGGCTGCGTCAGCTGTCGGGCGCCTACGCCTCGACGATAACGGACCCCGCTCTGGCGAACGCCGAGGGCGCGGTCCTGCTGGGTCGCCAGGTGACGCAGCAGGCCAATGTGCTGGCCTACAATGACGTCTTTCTGGTCATCGCCGTGATCGCGGCCCTGGGCTCCGCCTGGGTGACCGTCACCCATCTGCGGCCGCGCTGGAAGGCGCGCCGCGACGCCAAAAACAACACTGCAGACGCTGCGGTCCAGACCGCCGCCGTCGCCGCCGCCGACTGAACCGAGACCCACAATGACCGACGCCGCCCAGACCGCCCCCGCCGCCCCGCAGGCGCCCGCCGCCGCTCCGCCCGCGCCGAAGAAGAACGTTATGTGGACCGTCATCGCCGCCGGGGTCGCCCTGCTGGGCGTTCTGATGGTGCTGTACGCTTGGCAGCTGCCGCCCTTCCGAGGCGCGATCCAGCGCACGGACAACGCCTATGTGCGCGGCCAGGTGACGATCATCAGCCCGCAGGTGAACGGCTATGTCACGGCCGTGCCGGTCCAGGACTTCCAGACCGTCCAACAGGGGCAGCTGCTGGCCCAAGTGGACGATCGCATCTATCGCCAGCGGTTGGAGCAGGCCGAGGCCAGCCTGCACTCGGCCCAGGCGGTCCTGTCCAACTCGGCCCAGACCCAAGCGTCGGCGCGCGGATCGGTCGCCCAGCAGCGCGCCTCCATCGCCGCAGCCGAAGCCACGCTGACACGGGCTCAGGCTGACGCCAACCGCGCCCGCACCCTGAAGGCCGGCGGCTGGGTCGCCCAGGCCAATGTGGACGTCGCCGAGGCCGCGCTACGCAGCGCCCAGGCCCAGGTCGCCCAGGCCCGCGCCGCCGAGGGCATCGCCCAGACCGGCGTCACCTCCGCGGTCGTGGGCCGCGACAGCCTGGCCGCCGCCGTCGAGAACGCCCAGGCCGCCGTGCGCCTGGCCCAGATCGATCTGGCCAACACCCGCATCGTCGCCCCCCGCGCCGGTCGTCTGGGCGAGATCGGCGTGCGCCAGGGCCAGTATGTGACTGCGGGCACCCAGCTGATGGGTCTGGTCCCCGACGTGGTCTGGGTCACGGCCAATATGAAGGAGACGCAGATGAAGAACATCCGCGTCGGCCAGCCGGTCGAAATCATCGTCGACGCCCTGGGCGGCCAGACCCTGCGCGGCCATGTCGAGCGCATCGCCCCCGCCGCCGGGTCGGAGTTCAGCGTCATCCGCCCCGACAACGCCACCGGCAACTTCACCAAGGTCGCCCAGCGCATCCCGGTCCGCATCCGCATCGACCCGAACCAACCCGCCGCCGAACGTCTGGCGCCGGGCATGTCGGTGGTGGCGAAGGTGAATACGGCCGTCTGACGGAACGCGCCGCTCTGCGTCGCGCTACCTCTCCCAGCAACGGAGAGCACCATGGACCGCGAACAGACCAAGGGTCGTGAAGAGAACGGCGCCGATCCGGCCGGCAAGCCTGACGCCCTGACCTCTGACAAGGCGACCAAGGCGGTCGGTCAGGCCGAGCGCCAGAGCGCAGGACCGGACGGTCCGGACGCCGCTGAGATCGGCGACACGTTCAAGCGCAAACCCTGACGCCGGATCAGGCCGATCGCGGCGACAGGCTGGCGGCGAGCAGATGCACGTCATGCGCCCGCATCCGCTCGAAGTTTCCCAGCCCCAGGGCCAGGGCGCGCATGATCTCCGTTTGGCGCGTATGTTCGGGATGGGCGGGCAAGGACGGCTCCGCCCGCGCCAGCTCCGCATCCAGTTCGGCCATCATATGAGCCAGGATTCCGTCGTTCATCTGATCCTCCATCACGCCGCCGACCGCCGCAAACGGTTAGAGCATGAATAGAACAGATCAGGAACACGCTGGCCCGAGAAGGCTGTGGATGGTGCGGTCGGACTGCAATATGCGTCCGGCTGACCCTGCCGTTTAATCCACCTTAACCACAAGGATTCACCATAGCGGTCTCACTGTTGCGGGGCCGCGTTCCATGTCCGAGCTTAAAACCGACGTCATTCACTGTGGCGATTGCATCGAAGTGCTGAAAAGCCTGCCCGACGCCTCGGTGGACATGGTCTTCGCCGATCCGCCCTATAATCTGCAGCTGGGCGGCGACCTGCTGCGCCCGGACAATTCCAAGGTCGATGCGGTCGATGATGACTGGGACAAGTTCGCCAGCTTCGCCGACTATGACGCCTTCACCCGCGCCTGGCTGGCGGAATGCCGCCGCGTGCTGAAGCCCGAGGGCTCGATCTGGGTGATCGGCAGCTACCATAACGTCTTCCGCCTGGGATCGGCGATCCAGGATCTGGGCTTCTGGGTGCTGAACGACATCATCTGGCGCAAGTCCAACCCGATGCCGAACTTCAAGGGCACCCGATTCACCAACGCCCATGAGACCCTGATCTGGGCCGCCAAATCGCGGGATCAGAAGCGCTACACCTTCAACTATGACGCGCTGAAGGCTTTCAACGAAGACACCCAGATGCGCTCGGACTGGACCTTCGCCCTGTGCACGGGCGAGGAGCGGATCAAGGACGCCGACGGCAAGAAGGCTCATCCGACCCAGAAGCCCGAAGCCCTGCTGCACCGCGTGCTGCTGTCGGCGACCCGGCCTGGCGACGTGATCCTGGACCCCTTCTTCGGCACCGGCACCACCGGCGCCGCCGCCAAACGCCTGGGCCGCCACTACATCGGCATCGAGCGTGACGAGACCTATGCCGAGGTCGCCAGAACCCGCATCGACTCGGTCATCCCTGCCCGCCCCGAAGATCTGATGGTCACAGGCTCCAAGCGCGCCGAGCCCAAGGTGCCGTTCGGCGCCCTGGTCGAGGCCGGCCTGTTGCAGCCCGGCGACCGCCTGTATTGCCCCAAGGGCGAGCGCGAGGCGCGGGTTCGTGCGGACGGTTCGCTAGTTCACGGCTCGCTCAGCGGCTCGATCCACAAGCTGGGTGCGCTGCTTGAAAATGCGCCGGCCTGCAACGGCTGGACCTACTGGCGCTTCAAGACCGACCAGGGCTTGAAATCCATCGACGCCCTGCGCTCGGAGGTTCGCGCCGCGATGTGAGCCGCTGCGACCGCGCATCGCATAAGCCACATCAATCACTTAGCTGGCAACGCGTCGCCAATAGGTACGATTTCGCACACTCAATATGGACCAGCGTCGCTGTAACCCCTCGAAACCTATGTGAAAATTCATCAGCTGCGATGGAACTTCGCAGTTGCGAGACCATTGATGTCAACGGCCCGCCAGGATGCGGTGTCGGAGCACATCACCATGAAAATCGCGCAGATCACCCCTCTGTATGAGGCCGTGCCTCCCAAGCTGTATGGCGGCACGGAGCGTGTGGTGGCGCATCTGACCGACGCTCTGGTTGA
This genomic interval carries:
- a CDS encoding site-specific DNA-methyltransferase; protein product: MSELKTDVIHCGDCIEVLKSLPDASVDMVFADPPYNLQLGGDLLRPDNSKVDAVDDDWDKFASFADYDAFTRAWLAECRRVLKPEGSIWVIGSYHNVFRLGSAIQDLGFWVLNDIIWRKSNPMPNFKGTRFTNAHETLIWAAKSRDQKRYTFNYDALKAFNEDTQMRSDWTFALCTGEERIKDADGKKAHPTQKPEALLHRVLLSATRPGDVILDPFFGTGTTGAAAKRLGRHYIGIERDETYAEVARTRIDSVIPARPEDLMVTGSKRAEPKVPFGALVEAGLLQPGDRLYCPKGEREARVRADGSLVHGSLSGSIHKLGALLENAPACNGWTYWRFKTDQGLKSIDALRSEVRAAM